From the Fibrobacter sp. UBA4297 genome, one window contains:
- a CDS encoding SLC13 family permease — MTKAKFIKLIIASVLAIAALFVPYEALGFVGDHALNTLEIRVIAIFVMAALFWILQPFPIWSTSMFVIVLMILTLSNSALIPFRVEGVEPLKFKDIMATFANPIIMLFLGGFFLASAACKYNMDKNLARVLLKPFGKDPKWVLLGLMIITAVFSMFMSNTATAAMMLAILGPVLKLFDENDRGKAAFALAIPLGANIGGMGTPIGTPPNAIALGALQSSGFNISFGQWMEFGVPYVIIMMILAWLLLLKLYPIKMKQMNLDIEGAEGFDKSPRAIIVYITFAVCVLLWVTGKNVHGLNDNVIAMIPMAVFALTGVITKKDLNEMSWDVLWLVAGGFALGLGLQQTGLAKDLINAIPFNTWSPIVLMVGCGFICLFMANFMSHTSTASLLVPIFIVVAVSCKDNLAPLGGVTSLMVAVAFASSLGMCLPISTPPNALAHATGYTDTRGMAITGIVMGIGGLVLSWIMMFGLSKVNFFEDPAEVAAPAAATAPAAAAPVYAKPAEVAAPVETIAEPAAAPVADSAAVAIPADSAAKVVVDSAIAK, encoded by the coding sequence ATGACAAAAGCAAAATTCATCAAACTCATTATTGCATCGGTGCTCGCCATCGCTGCCCTCTTCGTCCCGTACGAAGCCCTCGGCTTCGTTGGTGACCACGCGTTGAACACTCTCGAAATTCGCGTCATCGCAATCTTTGTGATGGCTGCCCTTTTCTGGATCCTCCAACCGTTCCCGATCTGGTCTACGTCCATGTTCGTGATTGTGTTGATGATTCTCACGCTTTCGAACTCGGCGCTTATCCCGTTCCGCGTGGAAGGTGTTGAACCGCTCAAGTTCAAGGACATCATGGCCACGTTTGCGAACCCGATTATCATGCTCTTCTTGGGCGGCTTCTTCCTTGCTTCTGCCGCTTGCAAGTACAACATGGACAAGAACCTTGCCCGCGTGCTCTTGAAGCCGTTCGGCAAGGACCCGAAGTGGGTGCTCCTTGGCCTCATGATCATCACCGCCGTGTTCTCCATGTTCATGAGCAACACCGCTACTGCCGCTATGATGCTCGCCATCCTCGGCCCGGTGCTCAAGCTCTTTGATGAAAATGACCGCGGTAAAGCTGCTTTTGCTCTTGCCATCCCGCTCGGTGCTAACATCGGTGGCATGGGTACTCCGATCGGTACGCCTCCTAACGCCATTGCCCTTGGTGCTCTCCAGTCCAGCGGTTTCAACATCTCGTTTGGCCAGTGGATGGAATTCGGTGTCCCGTATGTGATTATTATGATGATTCTTGCTTGGCTCTTGCTCCTCAAGCTCTATCCGATCAAGATGAAGCAAATGAACCTCGATATCGAAGGTGCAGAAGGTTTTGACAAGAGCCCGCGCGCTATCATCGTTTACATTACCTTTGCTGTGTGCGTACTTTTGTGGGTGACCGGTAAGAATGTTCATGGCCTCAATGACAACGTGATTGCAATGATCCCGATGGCTGTGTTTGCTTTGACGGGTGTGATTACCAAGAAGGACCTCAACGAAATGAGCTGGGACGTTCTTTGGCTCGTCGCTGGTGGTTTTGCTCTCGGTCTCGGTTTGCAGCAGACTGGCCTTGCAAAGGACCTCATCAACGCTATTCCGTTCAATACCTGGTCTCCGATCGTCCTCATGGTCGGTTGCGGCTTCATCTGCCTCTTCATGGCAAACTTTATGAGCCATACCTCTACGGCTAGCTTGCTCGTCCCGATTTTCATCGTCGTGGCTGTAAGCTGCAAGGACAACCTCGCTCCGCTCGGTGGCGTGACCTCCTTGATGGTCGCTGTAGCTTTCGCAAGCTCCCTCGGCATGTGCCTCCCGATTTCTACGCCGCCTAACGCTCTTGCCCACGCAACGGGTTACACGGATACGCGCGGCATGGCTATCACGGGTATCGTGATGGGTATCGGCGGTCTCGTTCTCTCCTGGATCATGATGTTTGGTCTTTCCAAGGTGAACTTCTTCGAAGATCCGGCTGAAGTTGCCGCTCCTGCTGCTGCTACTGCTCCGGCTGCTGCTGCACCTGTTTATGCAAAGCCTGCCGAAGTTGCTGCTCCGGTTGAAACGATCGCCGAACCGGCTGCCGCTCCAGTTGCCGATAGCGCTGCTGTCGCCATTCCGGCTGACTCCGCCGCTAAGGTTGTTGTCGATAGCGCTATCGCTAAGTAA